The genome window GCGATCTACGAGCTTGTTATTACTTAACTGCATATCGACCATTTTATTACCTTTCACATGACCTAATTGTATCATGACGCTGGTACTGATCATGTTGAGAACCATTTTTTGAGCTGTTCCAGCTTTCATTCTACTACTGCCAGTTACAAATTCTGGACCTACAGTAACAGCAATAGGAAAGGAGGCTGCCTTATCTAACGGGCTTCCTTCATTGCACGTAATACATGCCGTAGTGATACCAATCGTATTGCAATGCTCTAATCCACCTATAACGTAAGGGGTGGTGCCGCTAGCCGCGATACCTATGACCACATCATTTCGATCGATGTGAAAGTTTTGTAGATCTTTAAAAGCTTGTTCAGAATCGTCTTCAGCATTTTCCACAGCCTTTCTTATCGCTAGATCACCGCCAGCTATAAGACCTATAATTTTATCATCACTTACGCCAAAAGTAGGAGGACATTCACTAGCATCTAATATTCCTAGACGACCACTGGTCCCTGCGCCTATATAAAAAAGTC of Nonlabens sp. Ci31 contains these proteins:
- the murQ gene encoding N-acetylmuramic acid 6-phosphate etherase → MTFKKITEQDSHYNDLEKMSTRELLQSMNREDQTVATAVEKVIPKIEALIPIIVQKMATGGRLFYIGAGTSGRLGILDASECPPTFGVSDDKIIGLIAGGDLAIRKAVENAEDDSEQAFKDLQNFHIDRNDVVIGIAASGTTPYVIGGLEHCNTIGITTACITCNEGSPLDKAASFPIAVTVGPEFVTGSSRMKAGTAQKMVLNMISTSVMIQLGHVKGNKMVDMQLSNNKLVDRGTRMIMEATGVEYELARQLLLDHGSVRNAIAQQGLC